In Oryza brachyantha chromosome 2, ObraRS2, whole genome shotgun sequence, a single window of DNA contains:
- the LOC102715443 gene encoding (+)-neomenthol dehydrogenase-like — protein MDLQSSKETTTTTPPPEAWWTGETVAVVTGANRGIGHALVTRLAEQALSVVLTARDKARGEAAAAALRARGLRSVRFRRLDVSDPASVAAFASWLRDEFGGLDILVNNAAVSFNEIDTNSVENAETVLRTNFYGAKMLIEALLPLFRRSAASSRILNISSQLGLLNKVRDPSLRSMLLDEGALTEGKIERMASRFLAEVKDGTWAERGWPAVWTDYAVSKLALNAYSRLLAARLASAGDRVAVNCFCPGFTRTDMTRGWGTRTAEEAGRVAAGLALLPPGELPTGKFFKWCTPQLYSKL, from the exons ATGGATTTGCAGAGCTCcaaggagacgacgacgacgacgcctccTCCCGA ggCGTGGTGGACGGGGGagacggtggcggtggtgacggGGGCGAACCGGGGGATCGGGCACGCGCTGGTGACGCGGCTGGCGGAGCAGGCGCTGTCCGTGGTGCTGACGGCGCGGGACAAggcgcgcggggaggcggccgccgcggcgctccgCGCGAGGGGCCTCCGCTCCGTGCGGTTCCGCCGCCTCGACGTCTCCGACCCGGCCTCCGTGGCCGCCTTCGCCTCCTGGCTCCGCGACGAGTTCGGCGGCCTCGACATCCTG GTGAACAACGCTGCGGTGTCGTTCAACGAGATCGACACCAATTCGGTGGAGAACGCTGAGACGGTGCTCAGGACCAACTTCTACGGGGCCAAGATGCTCATCGAGGCACTCCTGCCGCTCTTCCGGCGATCGGCCGCCAGCAGCCGGATCCTGAACATCAGCTCCCAGCTTGGCCTTCTAAAC AAGGTGAGGGACCCGTCGCTGCGGAGCATGCTGCTGGACGAGGGGGCCCTGACGGAGGGGAAGATCGAGCGCATGGCGTCGCGGTTCCTGGCGGAGGTGAAGGACGGGACGTGGGCGGAGCGCGGGTGGCCGGCGGTGTGGACGGACTACGCCGTGTCCAAGCTCGCGCTCAACGCCTACtcgcgcctcctcgccgcgcgcctcgCCAGCGCCGGCGACCGCGTCGCCGTCAACTGCTTCTGCCCCGGGTTCACGCGCACCGACATGACGCGCGGGTGGGGCACGCGCACCGCCGAGGAGgccggccgcgtcgccgcggGCCTCGCCCTGCTCCCGCCCGGCGAGCTCCCCACCGGCAAGTTCTTCAAGTGGTGCACGCCTCAGCTCTACTCCAAGCTGTGA